GGTCCTGTTCGTGGTCCTTTTGTTTTGGGCCCCTGGCAATGGTGGAACCATGGGTAAGAAAAAGCCACTTACCACAAAACAGCCAGGCaacagaaagaagaggaagagaccaGGGTCTCCCAATTCCCTTGAGGGTATACCTCCCGTGACTTAAAGACCTCCCACTAGGTCCTAACTCATAAGGGTTCTGTCCCCTCCCAGTAGTTCCTCCCTGGAATCAAGCCTTTAAGCCTTGGGCCTTTGGGAAGTGCATACACAAACACAGCGCTCAGCATCTAACAGAAAGTGATAGAGGTTGTTGAGTGAGTGAATCCAACCCAAGAACTTCTTCACCTAGACTACAACCCATGTTACAGCCAGAAAAACTGGCTTTGCTTTTGTAATACAATTTGAacagttaacttttaaaaaaatccatataCAAACTTAGGAAAAAGTAAGACTTAAAATGAAAGCAACAGTGAAAACAATTCTCACTGGGAGCCCTATTGTTTCCAGTCCAGTCAGACTGGCATCTGAATTTGCAAACGTGGCACATATTATCCAAGTGTGTATGACACTGTTCCAAAGGCACAGGAACACTTGAACAAAATGCCTCATCCACTGCCTAAAATGCAGATTTTTGTTCTTCTAGGAATTTGGAATGGGGCAAAGAATGTGAACTTGCATCAGTAGAGCCAGGAGTTTGGATCGAAGCCCAGTATTTGTAACATGCAAAACTTGGGAAACGTATTCAAACTCTTTGATTTACTTTCTTCTCTATAAAATCCAGGAAGCACGTGCTGCCTTGTTGGTTGACTTGAAAACTGAATAGAAAATGTTAGATACCTCATACAGGCCTGTCACATCCTAGGTGCTCAATGGACAGCTTTGTCCAAATGTACTGCGTTTCAGTTATTTAAAAGCATTGTGGCTGGGCTCACCCAGCAAACAAGGAGCTAGCTCATGAAATATTACTCTCCGGGAGGTAAGAGGCTCCGATTCTTTACTGACCACACCTGCAACAGAGAGGCTCTGGGAATGACATGGGAGCATGTGATTCTCGCTGGATCTTAGGGACAGCTTCCGCCTTCCTCCGCTAGGCCCTGGTTGTGGTGTCCCAGCTCTGACTGCGCTGTATTAGACTACCCCGGTATTTGGACATTGTGGTTAGTCATGAGGGCAGCCCTTCCTCAGCAGGATCCATACCCTTATCCATGAGACCCCAGAGAACTCTTTCAGTTGTCCCTTCCACCCTGTGAGAACCCATCAAGGCTGTTTGTGAAACAGGACATGAACCCTTCCCGGACCCCAGTCTGCTGGGGTCTCTGTTTTAGATACTCCAGCTCCAGAGCTGTGAGAagtaaatatctatgtttataaGCCACTTGGGCGGTGGTGCTAAACACGCTGAAACACCTCTCACAGTGTTCAGGATGCCCAAGGGAGAGCAGGGGCAGAGCCAGCATGGGCCAAAGGAGCCTCGTTTGCCCAGCCCACTCACCATTGGagtgattttttcccccttttaaaatgaaattcacatacctcaacaaggaggggccaatgggaaggggtaggtcacgggtgagcctaataatggtaccaaactgcctgtacttgcagaatagaaaactaattaaaaaaataaaatgaaatgaaattcactctttcttttaaaagatcattttcttacctcaaaaaaaaatcatgcttactttaaaatattcatacaagtaaaagataaaaaagaattcTATTATCCTACTGCCATATCATTACTGAGAACACTTTGTAgtttatttgaaaaatttttttaagtaaataattttattcatttatatgcaaggggagagagagagagagagagagagagagagagagagagagagagagagagagcaggaagacagagagaatggtcacaccaaggcctccagctgctgcaaatgaactccagatgcatgagacattTTGTGCATGGGGCTTTATATGgggatggggaatcaaacttggatcattagcctttgtaggcagtgccttaactgtccCTTAATCATGaagtcatccctccaggcccccaattttctttttgtagGCCATCTATACATAAACTAAGATTTTTCTTATGCAACAATGAGGGCACATGGTATACTTTCCACTGTTCTGTAACTTGATCTTGGTAGTTGGACAGCTTTCCATTGAAGTAAGTGAGCATGTCACATGTTGCCTTGGGTGACATTGGTGGGCAGCAAAGGTAGGTCGCAGTGCCTTCTCTGACTGGAAATGTGGAGCCTGCTTCTGTCACTCCCCGCCATCCCCAGCGAACAATGCTTCCATGAACACCTTTGTAGTCAAACCTTTACATAACCCATAATTATTTCTTACAATGAATCTTCACATTcaatcttcattaaaaaaaaaaaagcccacaataAGACAAAGGtaatgaaaatgtttaaatacAAATGGGTCTCTtgtagagaggagggaggggctggCTTAAACATGATGCTTTTTATTTCCTATTCTGTCTGACCTCCAAGTTTATCTCAAGTGTCATTCATTTGTAGTCAACAAACAAGAAGTAAATGAGCTACAGCCCCTGTTCATAGAGATTAGAGTCTAGCAACAGAGATAAGGGATTCAGTAACTTGTACCTAATAAATGAGATTTCCCGCTGACTCCTCATGACAAAGAAAAGATGGGCATAATTCTATTAAAGTAGCTCCTATTTAATGATAACTTAGCATGTCTAGGAGCTGTTGGAATAGTAAATGGTGAGCATTCATCCTTGAGTTCTTGAGTTAGCCTGTGAAGTCAATACTATGGTCATAAGCATTACATTGTTGTAGAAACTGAGGTACAGTGAAGTTAGATAACTTGCCCAAAGGAATACAGGTAGGTGACAGAACTGGGATTGAATTGAGGCTCTTTGGGGCTAAGGCCCTGAGCTGCTGAAGCACACTGCCTTTGGGGTACGGGACAGTGTCCTGGTGACCTGGAGTAAGCACTGTGATTTCACCTCCTAGGTACTGTGGCCTGCAAACCAGCTTGCTGACGTCCCCCATAGTGGGGTTCATGGTGACCAATCAGTGCAGCTACCACACACCTATTGGCTTCCCTCAGATCCCAGTGGCTGCCCTGGCTGTGGAGAAAGTGGGGCGCTCCAGCGTGCATTACCGACTGGCTCTCTTTCCACCGAAACTCTCCAAGGAGCCGCCTTCAGTAGATTGCTGTGACCTCAGTGACGGATTTTTCCTTGGCCACCCCAGGTTGGCAGAGTTTGACACTTTGGCCTGTACCACAGGCTCCTCAGTCCATGTCTTTGTGAATCCAGCCACCAGCAAGCCAGCAGAACTTCCTGAAGATTTCAGGAGAGGACTTCAAAAGCTAATGAGGCCAGCCTCAGTGTGATTTATGCAACATGGAATGTCCTAAAAGAAAATTTTGATTATTCTCTGTGCAACTTAATTCTTTAGCATATATATCTGTCCAGACAATGACTATCAGTCccttgaaagtatttttaaaatatttttgtttatttacttgcaaaaagagaaaatgggcatgctagggcctctagctgctgtaaatgaattccagaagtatgcaccactttgtgcatctggctctacatggatactgggaaatcaaaccagggtctttagtctttgcaggcaagtgccttaactgctgagccatctctccctagcTCCCTTAACAGTTTTTTATAGGAGAATCATCTAACTCCATTCATGATGTCTTATCAGCCATgggccaagttttttttttttatccagcaTTCCTCTCAGAGTTGAGGCAGATACCA
Above is a window of Jaculus jaculus isolate mJacJac1 chromosome 8, mJacJac1.mat.Y.cur, whole genome shotgun sequence DNA encoding:
- the LOC101605134 gene encoding uncharacterized protein LOC101605134 → HGPAPAPPRPAPEPQRRRTPTVPKSAVTMTSLVWRLVSGNTNRFLTTSSGNQRVEDCHRQPEAYEYFLPIQTRWQDNDQYGHVNNVVYYSYFDTIINHYLIRYCGLQTSLLTSPIVGFMVTNQCSYHTPIGFPQIPVAALAVEKVGRSSVHYRLALFPPKLSKEPPSVDCCDLSDGFFLGHPRLAEFDTLACTTGSSVHVFVNPATSKPAELPEDFRRGLQKLMRPASV